In Haematobia irritans isolate KBUSLIRL chromosome 1, ASM5000362v1, whole genome shotgun sequence, a genomic segment contains:
- the LOC142223697 gene encoding uncharacterized protein LOC142223697, producing the protein MIDYTLEAGKQYQLEYRDYQLKIKNMKIFTTTFIFALTLISQISAIPFIRIRRSDEFVQRFEKLGDLSKRLIPQTETVVKATLPKIPKSNIYNKYRIDLLGYLNSVNLYHSKRGRCYEKSFDLIGKYAELMERYEKRNATPEAKIVQSLLKESGSEALNRDLEAWIDAYEKSNFDVESENLNSSDTKKVMTLLAEMC; encoded by the exons ATGATAGATTATACCTTGGAGGCTGGCAAACAGTATCAATTGGAATACAGagattatcaattaaaaataaaaaatatgaaaatatttaccACAACATTTATTTTCGCATTAACGCTG ATATCACAAATTTCCGCCATACCATTTATACGAATACGTCGCAGTGATGAATTCGTTCAACGTTTTGAAAAATTGGGAGATTTATCCAAACGTTTGATACCACAAACGGAGACAGTGGTTAAAGCTACACTACCCAAAATACCCAAGTCGAATATCTACAATAAATATCGCATAGATTTACTGGGCTATTTGAATAGTGTAAATCTTTATCATAGTAAACGAGGACGTTGTTATGAAAAGTCATttgatttaattggaaaatatgcTGAACTAATGGAAAGATATGAAAAACGCAATGCTACACCTGAAGCGAAAATCGTACAGTCTTTGTTAAAGGAGTCCGGTAGTGAAGCACTTAATCGCGATTTGGAAGCTTGGATTGATGCTtatgaaaaatctaattttgatgTAGAATCGGAAAATCTTAATTCTTCGGATACCAAGAAAGTTATGACACTTTTAGCTGAAATGTGTTAA
- the LOC142220636 gene encoding 32 kDa beta-galactoside-binding lectin lec-3-like, which yields MSASFQGKLVENLDFGHILEIGAQAEVDGSWFSISLATGRYNESDGIDVALHILVNPHHDSIVIKQQIQDEWSEVARDDDYEGEIFLKPFKVNLIMDESKFHISINGKPLMFVPYGIPIKNVNTLKITGNLVSITQVDHRKYFPSPWPPIQLSEDRVHFSHDIPVSFQPGHVMVIMAKLHGDTKGRFIMHFRNAWNSKRQEVHVSMRFDKKKVIRNSKLPTQNKKDKPEKMVFGSEEKKGHFPFENFSMPFKVAVAFTATHFRMAKDGVFLFDYALRTPNVLPDIVGVKIFGIDGVTLRVTSIDHFRLDDPQCEGFENYSKKKF from the exons ATGTCTGCATCATTTCAAGGAAAATTAGTAGAGAATTTagattttggtcatattctagAAATAGGAGCTCAGGCAGAAGTCGATGGTTCATg GTTTAGTATTTCCCTGGCCACGGGCCGTTACAACGAAAGTGATGGTATAGATGTTGCTCTCCACATTTTAGTTAATCCCCATCATGATTCCATTGTGATTAAACAACAAATTCAAGATGAATGGTCTGAGGTGGCCAGGGATGATGATTATGAGGGTGAGATATTTCTTAAACCCTTCAAAGTAAATCTAATTATGGATGAAAGTAAATTCCATATAAGTATAAATGGCAAACCTCTGATGTTTGTACCTTATGGCATACCCATCAAGAATGTGAATACTTTGAAAATCACTGGTAATTTGGTTTCTATTACACAAGTTGATCATCGCAAATATTTTCCTTCACCCTGGCCTCCAATACAATTATCCGAGGATCGAGTACATTTTAGCCATGACATTCCCGTATCGTTTCAACCTGGTCATGTTATGGTGATTATGGCTAAACTACATGGTGATACCAAAGGACGTTTTATAATGCATTTTCGTAATGCTTGGAATTCCAAGAGGCAAGAGGTTCATGTGAGCATGCGTTTTGATAAGAAGAAAGTCATAAGAAATTCAAAATTGCCGACGCAGAATAAAAAGGATAAGCCGGAGAAGATGGT ATTTGGTTCTGAGGAGAAAAAGGGTCATTTTCcttttgagaatttttcaaTGCCATTTAAAGTGGCCGTTGCATTTACTGCGACTCATTTCCGAATGGCCAAAGATGGTGTATTTCTCTTTGATTATGCTTTACGGACACCAAATGTATTACCTGATATTGTTGGTGTGAAAATTTTCGGCATCGATGGCGTTACATTACGGGTCACTTCAATTGATCATTTTCGTTTGGACGATCCACAGTGTGAAGGGTTTGAAAATTAttctaaaaagaaattttaa